The following are from one region of the Cetobacterium somerae genome:
- the frr gene encoding ribosome recycling factor codes for MSAQVIMNDCKDKMNKAIESTKHKFASIRAGRANVSMLDGIKIEQYGSLMPLNQVGTVSAPEARLLVIDPWDKSVIPTIEKAIMTSNLGLTPNNDGKVIRLMIPELTADRRKEYVKFAKTEAENGKVAVRNIRKDMNNNLRKLEKEGEITEDDLKRFEDDVQKLTDATIKTIDQLLALKEKEITTV; via the coding sequence ATGAGCGCACAAGTAATAATGAATGATTGTAAAGATAAAATGAATAAAGCTATCGAATCTACAAAGCATAAATTTGCATCAATAAGAGCAGGTAGAGCTAACGTTTCAATGTTAGACGGAATAAAAATAGAGCAATACGGATCATTAATGCCATTAAATCAAGTTGGAACTGTATCAGCTCCAGAAGCTAGATTATTAGTAATTGATCCTTGGGATAAATCAGTTATACCTACAATTGAAAAGGCTATAATGACTTCAAACTTAGGATTAACTCCAAACAATGATGGAAAAGTTATTAGATTAATGATACCTGAGTTAACTGCTGATAGAAGAAAAGAGTATGTAAAATTTGCTAAGACTGAAGCAGAAAATGGAAAAGTTGCTGTTAGAAATATCAGAAAAGATATGAACAATAACTTAAGAAAGTTAGAGAAAGAAGGAGAAATAACTGAGGACGATTTAAAGAGATTTGAAGATGATGTTCAAAAGTTAACAGATGCAACAATTAAAACAATTGATCAACTTCTTGCTTTAAAAGAAAAAGAGATTACAACTGTATAA
- the modA gene encoding molybdate ABC transporter substrate-binding protein — protein MKNIIFIFIILFQSIFSKEILVSGAASLKEYLEKNIQEYKAIDPELTISLNLGGSGTLKRQLEQGGDVDIIFLANRDYMIDLKNNNYIFNEEVILENSLVLIKNNNTSSNNGVLAIGDPKYVPAGQYATEVLNNLPLKDYSLVYGKDVRSVLSYVELGEADFGIVYLTDAKLLKNSKVIEVFPTNLHKPIEYSIGISKTTKNKEDAEKFLKFLRGKGWE, from the coding sequence ATGAAAAATATTATTTTTATTTTCATTATTTTATTTCAATCTATTTTTTCTAAAGAAATTTTAGTAAGTGGTGCAGCGTCTTTAAAAGAGTATTTAGAAAAAAATATTCAAGAATACAAAGCTATAGATCCTGAATTAACTATCTCTTTAAATTTAGGAGGTTCTGGAACTTTAAAAAGACAACTAGAACAGGGTGGAGATGTTGATATTATTTTTCTTGCTAACAGAGATTATATGATTGATTTAAAAAATAATAATTACATATTCAATGAAGAAGTTATTTTAGAAAACTCTTTAGTTTTAATAAAAAATAACAATACATCTTCAAATAACGGTGTTTTAGCTATTGGTGACCCTAAGTATGTTCCTGCTGGTCAATATGCAACTGAAGTTTTAAATAATCTTCCATTAAAAGATTACTCTTTAGTATACGGAAAAGATGTTAGAAGTGTACTTTCCTATGTTGAATTAGGAGAAGCTGATTTTGGTATAGTTTATTTAACTGATGCAAAGTTGCTAAAAAATTCTAAAGTTATTGAAGTTTTTCCAACAAATCTTCATAAACCAATTGAATATTCAATTGGTATTTCAAAAACAACTAAAAATAAAGAGGATGCTGAGAAATTTTTAAAATTTTTAAGAGGAAAAGGTTGGGAATGA
- a CDS encoding molybdate ABC transporter permease subunit, translating to MITPLKLSLSIVFLSLIFNLLFSIILYFSFNNKNNLKKIIEFIVTLPIFLPPSVIGYMLIIFLGKNSFIGKIFYNLFSFRFIFSFEGAAIAAIIVSLPIIYQGVKVGFDTIDKAYIETAQCLGISKLNMIKYVYLPLSYRKVFSSVILGIGRAFGEFGATILIAGNIPGRTQTLPLALYSAIESGNYSSANEVLIILLFFSGLFLILYILLTKKES from the coding sequence ATGATTACACCTCTTAAGTTATCTTTAAGTATTGTTTTTTTATCTCTAATATTTAATTTACTTTTTAGTATTATACTTTATTTTTCCTTTAATAATAAAAATAATCTAAAAAAAATAATAGAATTTATAGTTACTTTACCTATTTTTTTACCCCCTTCTGTTATTGGATATATGTTGATTATTTTTTTAGGAAAAAATAGTTTTATTGGAAAAATTTTTTATAATCTTTTTAGCTTTAGATTTATATTCTCTTTTGAAGGAGCAGCTATTGCTGCAATAATAGTTTCTCTGCCTATAATATATCAAGGTGTTAAAGTTGGGTTTGATACTATTGACAAAGCTTATATAGAAACAGCACAATGCCTTGGGATTTCTAAATTAAATATGATTAAGTACGTTTACCTTCCACTAAGTTATCGAAAAGTTTTTTCTAGTGTTATCTTGGGAATTGGTCGAGCTTTTGGAGAATTTGGTGCAACTATTTTAATTGCCGGAAATATTCCTGGAAGAACACAAACTTTACCATTAGCTCTATACTCTGCTATTGAGTCTGGCAATTATTCCTCAGCTAATGAAGTTTTAATAATTTTATTATTTTTTAGTGGTTTATTTTTAATATTATATATTTTACTTACAAAAAAAGAGAGCTAA
- the rpsB gene encoding 30S ribosomal protein S2: MAVITMKQLLEAGVHFGHQAKRWNPKMSKYIFTERNGIHVIDLHKSLKKIEEAYAVMREIAANGGKVLFVGTKKQAQEAVKDQAERSGMYYVNNRWLGGMLTNYKTIQTRVERLKELERMDADGTLDTAYTKKEASNFRKELVKLSKNLSGIKDMKEVPAAIFVVDVKKETLAVVEAAKLGIPVFAMIDTNVDPDLITYPIPANDDAIRSVKLIASVMANAIIEGNQGKENAAVSNDEIVVEEGSAE, from the coding sequence ATGGCAGTAATTACTATGAAACAATTACTTGAAGCTGGAGTTCACTTTGGACACCAAGCTAAGAGATGGAATCCAAAGATGTCTAAGTACATCTTCACTGAGAGAAACGGAATCCACGTAATCGATTTACACAAATCTTTAAAGAAAATTGAGGAAGCTTATGCTGTAATGAGAGAAATCGCAGCAAACGGTGGAAAAGTTTTATTCGTAGGAACTAAAAAGCAAGCTCAAGAAGCTGTAAAAGATCAAGCTGAGAGATCAGGAATGTACTACGTAAACAACAGATGGTTAGGTGGAATGTTAACAAACTACAAAACTATCCAAACTAGAGTAGAGAGATTAAAAGAGTTAGAAAGAATGGATGCTGATGGAACATTAGATACAGCATACACTAAAAAAGAGGCTTCTAACTTCAGAAAAGAGTTAGTAAAACTTTCTAAAAACTTATCAGGAATTAAAGATATGAAAGAAGTTCCAGCTGCTATATTCGTAGTAGACGTTAAGAAAGAAACTTTAGCAGTAGTAGAAGCTGCTAAATTAGGAATCCCTGTATTCGCTATGATCGATACAAACGTAGATCCTGATTTAATAACTTACCCAATTCCAGCAAATGATGACGCTATCAGATCAGTAAAGTTAATCGCTTCTGTAATGGCTAACGCTATCATCGAAGGAAACCAAGGAAAAGAAAACGCTGCAGTTTCAAACGACGAAATCGTTGTTGAAGAAGGATCAGCTGAGTAA
- the tsf gene encoding translation elongation factor Ts produces MAEITAKLVKELRDRTGAGMMDCKKALGETNGDIEKAIDLLREKGIAKAAKKSGRTAAEGLIFDGVSADNKTAVVLEFNSETDFVAKNDEFKALGAKMVEIALRPEIKTVEDLKAAEIDGVTVETTITNLIAKIGENMSLRRFEKVTTEGFVTTYNHLGGKLGVIVEMTGEATEANITKAKDIAMHVAAMDPKYVDRSVVTTDDLDREREISRKQLEAEGKPAQIIEKILVGKMNKFYEESCLVDQIFVKAENKETVAEYAGDIKVVSFARYKVGEGIEKEEVDFAAEVAAQLNA; encoded by the coding sequence ATGGCAGAGATTACAGCAAAATTAGTAAAAGAACTAAGAGATAGAACTGGTGCTGGAATGATGGATTGTAAAAAAGCATTAGGAGAAACAAACGGAGATATCGAAAAAGCGATAGACTTACTAAGAGAGAAAGGAATTGCTAAAGCTGCTAAGAAATCAGGAAGAACAGCTGCAGAGGGATTAATATTTGACGGTGTTTCTGCTGATAACAAAACAGCAGTAGTATTAGAGTTTAACTCTGAGACAGACTTCGTTGCTAAAAACGATGAGTTCAAAGCTTTAGGAGCAAAAATGGTAGAGATCGCTTTAAGACCAGAGATCAAAACTGTTGAAGATTTAAAAGCTGCTGAGATTGATGGAGTTACAGTTGAAACAACTATAACTAACTTAATCGCAAAAATCGGAGAGAACATGTCTCTAAGAAGATTTGAAAAAGTAACTACTGAAGGGTTTGTAACTACTTACAACCACTTAGGAGGAAAATTAGGAGTTATCGTTGAGATGACTGGAGAAGCAACAGAAGCTAACATTACTAAAGCTAAGGATATCGCAATGCACGTAGCAGCTATGGATCCTAAATATGTTGACAGATCAGTTGTAACAACAGATGATTTAGATAGAGAGAGAGAGATTTCTAGAAAGCAATTAGAAGCTGAAGGAAAACCTGCTCAAATTATCGAAAAGATTTTAGTTGGAAAAATGAACAAGTTCTATGAGGAGAGCTGTTTAGTTGACCAAATTTTCGTAAAAGCTGAAAATAAAGAGACAGTTGCAGAGTACGCAGGAGATATTAAAGTAGTTTCTTTCGCTAGATACAAAGTTGGAGAAGGAATCGAAAAAGAAGAAGTAGATTTCGCAGCAGAGGTTGCAGCTCAACTTAACGCGTAA
- the pyrH gene encoding UMP kinase, translating to MKPIYNRILLKLSGEALMGDQEFGISSETITSYAKQIKEIADLGVEVGIVIGGGNIFRGLSGTEQGIDRVTGDHMGMLATVINSLALQNAIELLGVPTRVQTAIEIPKVAEPFIKRKAQRHLEKGRVVIFGGGTGNPYFTTDTAAALRAIEINADVVIKATKVDGIYDKDPVKFADAKKYTDVTYTEVLNKDLKVMDATAISLCRENKLPIVVFDSLTEGNIKRVVLGEKIGTTVING from the coding sequence ATGAAGCCAATTTATAATAGAATTCTATTAAAATTAAGTGGAGAAGCTTTAATGGGAGACCAAGAATTTGGAATCTCTTCAGAGACAATAACTTCATATGCTAAACAAATAAAAGAGATAGCAGACTTAGGAGTAGAAGTAGGAATAGTTATCGGTGGTGGTAATATATTTAGAGGATTATCTGGAACTGAACAAGGAATAGACAGAGTAACTGGAGATCACATGGGTATGTTAGCAACAGTTATAAACTCACTGGCTCTTCAAAACGCAATTGAATTATTAGGAGTACCTACAAGAGTACAAACTGCAATCGAAATTCCAAAGGTAGCTGAACCTTTCATAAAAAGAAAGGCTCAAAGACATTTAGAGAAGGGTAGAGTTGTAATATTTGGTGGTGGAACAGGTAACCCTTATTTCACAACTGATACAGCAGCAGCACTTAGAGCGATAGAGATTAACGCAGATGTTGTAATAAAAGCAACTAAAGTTGATGGAATCTATGATAAGGATCCTGTAAAGTTTGCTGATGCAAAAAAATATACAGATGTTACTTATACAGAGGTTTTAAATAAAGATTTAAAAGTTATGGATGCAACTGCAATCTCTTTATGTAGAGAAAATAAGTTACCAATAGTTGTATTTGATTCATTAACAGAGGGAAATATAAAAAGAGTAGTTCTTGGTGAAAAAATAGGAACAACAGTAATAAACGGATAA